From a single Vigna radiata var. radiata cultivar VC1973A unplaced genomic scaffold, Vradiata_ver6 scaffold_206, whole genome shotgun sequence genomic region:
- the LOC106752402 gene encoding peptidyl-prolyl cis-trans isomerase CYP22: MAASVAGNATTNTNAGVEWHVRPPNPKNPIVFFDVTIGNIPAGRIKMELFADIAPKTAENFRQFCTGEYRKAGLPVGYKGCQFHRVIKDFMIQAGDFVKGDGSGCVSIYGLKLDDENFIAKHTGPGLLSMANSGPNTNGCQFFITCAKCDWLDNKHVVFGRVLGDGLLVVRKIENVATGPNNRPKLACVIAECGEM, from the exons ATGGCTGCTTCGGTGGCAGGGAACGCGACCACGAACACGAACGCGGGTGTGGAGTGGCACGTGCGTCCTCCAAACCCTAAGAACCCAATCGTCTTCTTCGATGTCACCATCGGCAACATACCTGCTGGTCGAATCAAGATGGAACTCTTCGCCGACATTGCGCCCAAAACCGCCGAGAATTTCAG GCAGTTCTGCACTGGGGAGTACAG AAAAGCTGGACTTCCTGTTGGTTACAAGGGTTGTCAATTTCATAGAGTGATTAAGGATTTTATGATTCAAGCTGGCGATTTTGTAAAG GGTGATGGTAGTGGATGTGTTTCAATTTATGGACTTAAGCTTGATGATGAAAACTTTATTGCCAAACACACTGGCCCTGGCCTTCTGTCGATG GCAAATAGTGGACCAAATACCAATGGTTGTCAG TTTTTTATAACATGTGCAAAATGCGACTGGCTTGACAACAAGCATGTCGTTTTCGGG AGAGTGCTTGGAGATGGCCTTTTGGTTGTGAGGAAGATTGAGAATGTGGCAACTGGACCCAATAACCGGCCAAAATTAGCTTGTGTCATTGCAGAATGTGgtgaaatgtaa
- the LOC106780789 gene encoding NADH dehydrogenase [ubiquinone] 1 alpha subcomplex subunit 6 codes for MASALRNVKVLPNSASVEEARQRVFDFFRATCRSLPSVMEIYNLYDVTSVAQLRSTVASEIRKNIGVSDPKVIDMLLFKGMEELMNVVNHSKQRHHIIGQYVVGQQGQVQDSASKDPAISPFLKNFYSSNYF; via the exons ATGGCGAGCGCGCTTCGGAACGTGAAGGTGCTTCCGAACTCGGCGAGTGTGGAGGAGGCGCGTCAGCGCGTGTTCGATTTCTTCAGAGCAACGTGTCGTTCTCTACCCTCCGTCATGGAAATCTACAACCTATACGATGTAACCTCTGTCGCCCAGCTCCGTTCCACCGTCGCCTCCGAGATCCGCAAGAACATCGGCGTCAGCGATCCaaaa GTGATCGATATGCTGCTTTTCAAAGGGATGGAAGAGCTGATGAACGTTGTGAACCATTCCAAGCAGAGGCATCATATCATTGGTCAGTACGTAGTTGGTCAGCAAGGGCAAGTGCAGGATTCAGCCTCAAAAGACCCGGCCATCTCTCCCTTTCTGAAGAATTTCTACAGCAGCAACTACTTTTGA
- the LOC106780799 gene encoding transcription factor TGA2.2 isoform X1: MGSRTTGGFGLEDDKGAERGMPSFNSELPISNSSYAEGSTIDSFRVSDFGAFDQPYRVEDAVGLSGNPIYNSLKVSSQTIYPGSVPIHSLDQLPTSLDKSPLTNQTEPHRLRLQKVQSSNPDTILVGNTDNQEESAMADASPRTDISTDVDTDDKNQPFDRNQSLAIVSDSSDRSKDKSDQKTLRRLAQNREAARKSRLRKKAYVQQLESSRLKLTQLEQELQRARQQGIFISSSGDQAHTLSGNGAMQFDAEYARWLEEQNRQINELRAAVNSHASDTELRMIVDGILAHYDEIFRLKGVAAKADVFHLLSGMWKTPAERCFLWLGGFRSSELLKLLANQLEPLTEQQLMGITNLQQSSQQAEDALSQGMEALQQSLAETLSTGAPASSGSSGNVANYMGQMAMAMGKLGTLEGFIRQADNLRQQTLQQMHRILTTRQSARALLAIHDYFSRLRALSSLWLARPRD; this comes from the exons TTATGCAGAGGGGAGCACAATTGATTCTTTTCGTGTTTCTGACTTTGGTGCATTTGACCAGCCATATCGCGTAGAGGATGCTGTTGGCCTTAGTGGAA ACCCAATTTACAACTCACTAAAAGTAAGTAGCCAAACAATTTATCCGGGTTCTGTTCCCATTCATAGCCTTGATCAG TTGCCAACTTCACTTGATAAAAGCCCATTGACGAATCAAACAGAGCCGCATAGGTTGCGATTACAGAAGGTTCAATCATCAAATCCTGACACTATATTAGTTGGTAATACAGATAACCAGGAGGAGTCTGCCATGGCTGATGCCAGTCCCAGGACTGATATTTCTACAGACGTTGACACTGACGACAAGAATCAGCCG TTTGATAGAAATCAATCCCTTGCTATTGTTTCTGACTCTAGTGACAGATCAAAAGATAAATCAGATCAGAag aCTCTCCGCAGGCTTGCCCAGAACCGTGAAGCTGCAAGAAAAAGCCGTTTGAGAAAGAAA GCCTATGTCCAACAGTTAGAAAGCAGTCGCTTGAAGCTGACCCAACTAGAGCAAGAGCTTCAGCGAGCTAGGCAGCAG GGAATCTTCATATCAAGCTCGGGTGATCAAGCACATACACTAAGTGGAAATG GGGCAATGCAATTTGATGCAGAATATGCAAGGTGGCTGGAAGAGCAGAATCGACAAATAAATGAGCTAAGAGCAGCTGTAAATTCTCATGCAAGTGACACTGAACTGCGCATGATTGTTGATGGTATATTGGCACATTATGATGAAATTTTTAGGTTGAAGGGTGTTGCAGCCAAGGCTGATGTTTTCCATCTGTTGTCTGGTATGTGGAAAACGCCTGCTGAGAGGTGCTTTTTGTGGCTTGGTGGTTTTCGGTCATCTGAACTTCTCAAG CTGCTGGCAAATCAATTGGAACCTCTGACAGAGCAGCAGCTGATGGGTATCACCAACTTGCAGCAATCTTCCCAACAGGCAGAAGATGCATTGTCTCAGGGTATGGAAGCATTGCAACAGTCCCTTGCGGAGACATTGTCCACTGGAGCACCTGCCTCATCTGGTTCATCAGGGAATGTGGCAAATTACATGGGTCAAATGGCTATGGCCATGGGTAAGCTAGGGACACTTGAAGGCTTCATTCGACAG GCTGATAATCTTCGCCAGCAGACTCTTCAACAAATGCACCGAATTCTGACGACTCGCCAATCGGCTCGCGCCCTCCTCGCCATACACGACTATTTTTCGCGGCTGCGTGCTCTCAGTTCGCTCTGGCTGGCTCGCCCAAGAGATTGA
- the LOC106780799 gene encoding transcription factor TGA2.2 isoform X2, translated as MGSRTTGGFGLEDDKGAERGMPSFNSELPISNSSYAEGSTIDSFRVSDFGAFDQPYRVEDAVGLSGNNQEESAMADASPRTDISTDVDTDDKNQPFDRNQSLAIVSDSSDRSKDKSDQKTLRRLAQNREAARKSRLRKKAYVQQLESSRLKLTQLEQELQRARQQGIFISSSGDQAHTLSGNGAMQFDAEYARWLEEQNRQINELRAAVNSHASDTELRMIVDGILAHYDEIFRLKGVAAKADVFHLLSGMWKTPAERCFLWLGGFRSSELLKLLANQLEPLTEQQLMGITNLQQSSQQAEDALSQGMEALQQSLAETLSTGAPASSGSSGNVANYMGQMAMAMGKLGTLEGFIRQADNLRQQTLQQMHRILTTRQSARALLAIHDYFSRLRALSSLWLARPRD; from the exons TTATGCAGAGGGGAGCACAATTGATTCTTTTCGTGTTTCTGACTTTGGTGCATTTGACCAGCCATATCGCGTAGAGGATGCTGTTGGCCTTAGTGGAA ATAACCAGGAGGAGTCTGCCATGGCTGATGCCAGTCCCAGGACTGATATTTCTACAGACGTTGACACTGACGACAAGAATCAGCCG TTTGATAGAAATCAATCCCTTGCTATTGTTTCTGACTCTAGTGACAGATCAAAAGATAAATCAGATCAGAag aCTCTCCGCAGGCTTGCCCAGAACCGTGAAGCTGCAAGAAAAAGCCGTTTGAGAAAGAAA GCCTATGTCCAACAGTTAGAAAGCAGTCGCTTGAAGCTGACCCAACTAGAGCAAGAGCTTCAGCGAGCTAGGCAGCAG GGAATCTTCATATCAAGCTCGGGTGATCAAGCACATACACTAAGTGGAAATG GGGCAATGCAATTTGATGCAGAATATGCAAGGTGGCTGGAAGAGCAGAATCGACAAATAAATGAGCTAAGAGCAGCTGTAAATTCTCATGCAAGTGACACTGAACTGCGCATGATTGTTGATGGTATATTGGCACATTATGATGAAATTTTTAGGTTGAAGGGTGTTGCAGCCAAGGCTGATGTTTTCCATCTGTTGTCTGGTATGTGGAAAACGCCTGCTGAGAGGTGCTTTTTGTGGCTTGGTGGTTTTCGGTCATCTGAACTTCTCAAG CTGCTGGCAAATCAATTGGAACCTCTGACAGAGCAGCAGCTGATGGGTATCACCAACTTGCAGCAATCTTCCCAACAGGCAGAAGATGCATTGTCTCAGGGTATGGAAGCATTGCAACAGTCCCTTGCGGAGACATTGTCCACTGGAGCACCTGCCTCATCTGGTTCATCAGGGAATGTGGCAAATTACATGGGTCAAATGGCTATGGCCATGGGTAAGCTAGGGACACTTGAAGGCTTCATTCGACAG GCTGATAATCTTCGCCAGCAGACTCTTCAACAAATGCACCGAATTCTGACGACTCGCCAATCGGCTCGCGCCCTCCTCGCCATACACGACTATTTTTCGCGGCTGCGTGCTCTCAGTTCGCTCTGGCTGGCTCGCCCAAGAGATTGA
- the LOC106780799 gene encoding transcription factor TGA2.2 isoform X3: MLLALVELPTSLDKSPLTNQTEPHRLRLQKVQSSNPDTILVGNTDNQEESAMADASPRTDISTDVDTDDKNQPFDRNQSLAIVSDSSDRSKDKSDQKTLRRLAQNREAARKSRLRKKAYVQQLESSRLKLTQLEQELQRARQQGIFISSSGDQAHTLSGNGAMQFDAEYARWLEEQNRQINELRAAVNSHASDTELRMIVDGILAHYDEIFRLKGVAAKADVFHLLSGMWKTPAERCFLWLGGFRSSELLKLLANQLEPLTEQQLMGITNLQQSSQQAEDALSQGMEALQQSLAETLSTGAPASSGSSGNVANYMGQMAMAMGKLGTLEGFIRQADNLRQQTLQQMHRILTTRQSARALLAIHDYFSRLRALSSLWLARPRD, encoded by the exons ATGCTGTTGGCCTTAGTGGAA TTGCCAACTTCACTTGATAAAAGCCCATTGACGAATCAAACAGAGCCGCATAGGTTGCGATTACAGAAGGTTCAATCATCAAATCCTGACACTATATTAGTTGGTAATACAGATAACCAGGAGGAGTCTGCCATGGCTGATGCCAGTCCCAGGACTGATATTTCTACAGACGTTGACACTGACGACAAGAATCAGCCG TTTGATAGAAATCAATCCCTTGCTATTGTTTCTGACTCTAGTGACAGATCAAAAGATAAATCAGATCAGAag aCTCTCCGCAGGCTTGCCCAGAACCGTGAAGCTGCAAGAAAAAGCCGTTTGAGAAAGAAA GCCTATGTCCAACAGTTAGAAAGCAGTCGCTTGAAGCTGACCCAACTAGAGCAAGAGCTTCAGCGAGCTAGGCAGCAG GGAATCTTCATATCAAGCTCGGGTGATCAAGCACATACACTAAGTGGAAATG GGGCAATGCAATTTGATGCAGAATATGCAAGGTGGCTGGAAGAGCAGAATCGACAAATAAATGAGCTAAGAGCAGCTGTAAATTCTCATGCAAGTGACACTGAACTGCGCATGATTGTTGATGGTATATTGGCACATTATGATGAAATTTTTAGGTTGAAGGGTGTTGCAGCCAAGGCTGATGTTTTCCATCTGTTGTCTGGTATGTGGAAAACGCCTGCTGAGAGGTGCTTTTTGTGGCTTGGTGGTTTTCGGTCATCTGAACTTCTCAAG CTGCTGGCAAATCAATTGGAACCTCTGACAGAGCAGCAGCTGATGGGTATCACCAACTTGCAGCAATCTTCCCAACAGGCAGAAGATGCATTGTCTCAGGGTATGGAAGCATTGCAACAGTCCCTTGCGGAGACATTGTCCACTGGAGCACCTGCCTCATCTGGTTCATCAGGGAATGTGGCAAATTACATGGGTCAAATGGCTATGGCCATGGGTAAGCTAGGGACACTTGAAGGCTTCATTCGACAG GCTGATAATCTTCGCCAGCAGACTCTTCAACAAATGCACCGAATTCTGACGACTCGCCAATCGGCTCGCGCCCTCCTCGCCATACACGACTATTTTTCGCGGCTGCGTGCTCTCAGTTCGCTCTGGCTGGCTCGCCCAAGAGATTGA